The genomic interval TTCCTGAGTGGTTTTGAGCGACTTAGTGATGCTGTCCAGTTGGACACGACCAGAGAGCAGGCTCTCCTCGAGCATGACCTCCTCGTCCTGCAGCCGGCTCAGGTCCGTCTTGGTGCGGCTCAGTTCATCCTCCTGGCTCCGGAGGTCGGTCTCCTGAGAGCGGATCTGGTTCTGCAGGGACGAGATCTGGAGGGGgaaagcagaaaacaaaaaaggggaATCGGGTATTATATTTGCAGCCTCAACAATTGCGTAGTAGTTTAACAGCTCTACATTTAATGTGCTTATTCATATCCGACCTGGGGTTTCGTATTAGGAAGGATCAAAGCagcaatatttaaaagtttgttCTCAGCAGGatgcaagaaaaacacaaaagttgGCATAGTAGCAAGATGGCGGTCCAAAATATACTCTTTACTTAATTGTCTAAACAAACCAGGAATGCAATGCTTCACCTCCTAATGTGCATGTGATCTTCCCATAAAACTAAGTAAGCAAAACATCAGCAGCTACAGTATTTCAGAACACTTAATCCCTTTGATAAAAGTAATAAAGATGCAGCCTTTTCCTTGAAACAAACCTCGACCTCAACTGACATCTGCTTGATATCTGGTACCCAGATATACCTGAAAGCATCATCTGCTTAGCACATAGATTACACCACAACCAGATGACAAATGCACGAGCATTGTATCACCAGAAGCACGAAACAAAATATAACAGCATTTCATATTGTAATATATGCATGACGCTAAGTCTAACCATCTGGGACTCTTCCTGGCACTTCTGCTTGACGTCGTTGAGCATCCCCTCCAGCTTGGAGCGCTGCTGGTCCATCTCCTCCAGACGTTCCTGGGCATCCTGCTTCTGCGAATCCAGgtcctgcaggctgctgcttTCCCTGTCCAATCCATTCTGCATGTCCTGAGggtccgacacacacacacacacacacacacacacacacacacacacacacacacacacacacacacacacacacacacacacacacacacacacacacacacacacacacacacacacacacacacacacacacacacacacacacacacacacacacacacacacacacacacacacacacacacacacacacacacacacacacacgattcatAAGTTTACTTATTTGTATACACTATGCATTTTATatcatatacaaacatacatctAGCTGTGCTTTGTATCGTTTCCAGGCACTAAGACTTATAGTCTCTCGTGAGTTACTATCTCGCTGATATTTTAACCTTTAACAGACGACttgaacattatttttggcTTACCTGAACTTCACTATTTTGCTGTCGGATGGTTTCCTCCTTTTCCCTGATCTCTTGCTCCAGAATGAATTTCTCTCTGTAGATCAACAACATGGGAGACGAGCAAGTTCAgtaacaaaatgtgttattacttCCGACCAAAGCCTATGTTGGCAAAACATAATGCGTAAAAAGAACAAATTGTGACATTTGGAAATAATCTTTAGTCTTTTTACACATGCTTGACAGATGGAgtctgttgctgttgctgtaaATATGCTCTCACTGGACAAAGCAAGGGCTCCATGGTGACATTACTTTCTTAACTAATTCTCTCttggaataaaaacaatctaATAAGAGCATCTTGTGAAATAAAGcattatttgattttaaaaatatatatatatatatccaagaGTTTAAAACAGTTTGAACCTGAAAATCACTTCAATACAACCCATCCTCCTTTttctgagaggaagagaaacaaagcTCTCCTCCTGCTACTCAGGGGCTCACCTCTGCAGCTGAGCTATTTCCTGGCTGAGGTCATCCAGCTCTTTGATGCCTGTCAGCTCGGCCGACCCCGTGGAGCTGGTGCTGTCCTGAggccagagacagagacggacgagttagagggggggggggagagagagagaaagagagttggGTTAGAAGAAGTACGATGGCTAAAGTGAGGGTGACAGAAGGTGAGAACAAAAGACGACAAGAGCGACTTACGGCAGGTAGGACAAGGAAATGGACGTGAAAAAGAGGGGACAAGGAATGTTCAAATAGGCAAAGGGgacaaaaaggaagaaagagagcagcGAGGACATGATGAATGGTACGCGGAGGAGCTCCCTGCTGATGtttgtaacaaaacaaaagacacaggaAGGAAATACAAACACCTTGCACAGCTAGGGAGGGGACAAGAGATCCAAACAATACATGAATGAGGAGAAATGCAATTTAACACTATGGTGAAATATggctatatatctatatctattcaAAATATCAAGCCTTTGACAAATTTGTGTCCCAGAATCCTCTCTTTTTACGAGCACTCGAATCATTGGTCCAACATGTGCTACACCTAAAGCGTTCCCCCCGTaagtctttcttttgtttttgtttcatattcAACCTCAAAAAGGAACTGTGTAATTGCGGAATCTGTGTAAAATAGCTATTTGTTTGCAATGATAGTAGTTCTGTAAGAGTTACAAAATATtatgtatctgtagtgtatttctttaaatgctCTTGCTTAATTGATTTTACGCCATTTATGACCTCAAACTGTtcataacaaacacaaaagaccGTTTCTTTGATGTAGAAAGCTCAACTAGAGTTACATGTTAGTCAAATCTAAACCTGCACATTTTAGGAAGTTTATCCAAATAAATTGTTCATGTGTCCATTGACCATAactgtgaaaagaaagaaatcaagcaAAACTTGAATATAGACCGACACAAAAATGCTTCTTAAAGAGATcttaaagagaaacaaaaagagaaaatgccTCTTTAATCATTGGTTGGCCAACGCAggatattatatattcataaacAACTAGTAACACAACGTGACACTACTTGTTTGACTACAACAACATACATAATAAGTAACTATACTGTAGCTGGACATTGGTTGCTGTGAGAGACCATTGATGAACCTGTTGTTCGCTTTTAGCACAGTTGAGGTTTTGAAAAGAGACATTTGGGGAAAATCCAAGGCATAACAAATATGttgcaaagagaaaacaagagctAATACATTCTGTGGTCCCCTTTGTTGGGAAACACTATTTGGGGAAATGAATACATAATACAAGTAACATGGTCCTGTGTGCACCCAGTGCTTCAGACTGACACAGAGAGTTTGACAGAACAATAGCGCCACCTTGTGAAACAAAGCTCAACTACTTACTCTGCGCATATTAGCTAGTGTAGCAAGTTCAGGTCTGACAGCTGACATAAGCCCCGCATAGATCTGTTAGACGGGATAGAAGAGAGAccaaaaaagcaaaagcataAAGAACAGTTTTGCGAGGCAAGCCTGAAAAGCCAGAAAGCAGaactctgcatttaaaatgcataTAGTAGCATGAAAACATAGACCCTTGAGGTacagatgagagaaaaaaacaattggCTTTGAaagaatatgaaaatatgaagcAGGGGTTGAAGTGGGCTAAAGTCAGGACTCACAGTGCTCGCCGCTGAAGCTGCAGTCCTTTCTGATGGGGGAATCATGTCCGTGGTTAGAGTGGAGGGAGGGTCTACGCCTTTAGTGACCTTCTGCTGGATCAGGTACAGGGCCAGAGAGAACTGCTCCCGGGTCAGCTTGCCAGTCTGTTTAGTGTCAGCGAGTCCCCtgcagaaaggaggagagactTCCCtcaaaacatatacagtaaacTTCCTGAGAAATAATACCCAACGTCCCCTGATTAAAAATATCCTCTGTACGGTCAACATTTTCTAATGTCCAGTTTACACTGCCATGATATagcacacatttctttcttatgTTGCACCAATCTTCtggagaaaatgtaatgtttcaaaCTGTCCACCAGGTGGAGCTacagagttacacctggtgaGACTAGCTCCTCATACACTAGGTGAAttatcttgtgtgtttgtgaaagtaATGagtaaaacatctttaaataaatatgatctAATCTACTCATACAGAATTAGTGATTTGGgacaataaatacttttaattggGACTAGCTCCTTTTTGGGCTTCAGGAATTTAAGTTTGATTTAAGTTTGAGAAGTATATTTCCCCGAAACACCcttcttttgtttgatttgcTATTTCCATATTTTTTCCTTAAATGAGACACCCCCCCCCATGTTCATTTTTTGTGTTCTATATTAAAATCAACATTCTGTAAAAGTATCTTACTAAAAATGTGAACTGCTGCTGTAATGTGATCTAAAATAAAGATCTAAACTGAACGGAGCTGATATGCTGGTCTCACCATATCTGTGCCAACATAGTCTGGGAGAGACTGGACTGCATGAAGATCTCTATGACCTCAGTTCCGTTAACGAGGCCGTCATTGTCGCTGTCTGCTTTCTTGAAGATCTCATCATATCGCTCCCTGTCAGCCAACGGTACCACCCAGTTCACCACCGGCTGGAATAAACAAAAGGCgacatttaagtcattttagATGATCTGCCAAAACCTCAGGagcaattgtttttttaataacaggTGGTATTTATGTGTTATACTGGTTAAAAGTAAACATAGCCAAGAGTCCTCACAGTTTACCACACATAGGATGATGATTTGTCACTGACTTAtcacacattcaaataaaaaggaCAGAAATCATGTAAAAGTTTAAATTCAAGCTACTGTAACTAAATGAGTGACTGTAACAAGTAATGCAAGTAAACTGCACACATGTAAGAAATCTGGTATGAGCACTCTAACTTTTTGCCTTGGGTAAGTTAAacagaaaaaagacatttgaggaaatgGCAAGTAAACTAGCAAGGAGAAAAGAACAGGAATGAGATaacaggaaaaaggaaaaaaagataaCATCACAACAAGTGTCACGACTTGGCTGGGGAACAAGTCCCCGAAAGGACATACAGAGTGCATCCTGGTACCTGGAGAGATGCTACTTCACCTCCTGGGCACCGGACCCCtcacactgtatatatgtgtgtaatagCTGctcactgctcctaatactaatATGCATTAAATGCAGAGTTTAAATTTCACTgggtgtgctgtgctgtgctgtgtgactcaaaatcctccatttttATCATGGTACAAGTTAGTACAGATTCTCActtctttttcctttcaaggaaaCCTGTTTCTGCATAAGTCACGGGTGAAATAAGGCCTGCAGCTAGAACaaggcagagaggaaaacacTAGCCTGTGCCCAATGCTCAAAACAATGTGGCAAAACAGGTACACCCATTTGCAACAGAAAATTGTTGATACATGAAACGCTGGTTTACGGGCACTTCCCTTGTGACTCTTACCGAGGGAGGAGCAAGGAAAACTATATACATATTTTGACATTTCCAAGTCAATACATGACACGGCACCTAGTGCAACAGATGAAGCATGCTACAAATTCAGTGAGGCAGCTGTGTGAAACTACCCAAGCTAACAGGCATGACACCCTTTGAATCAGCTAGTTTTTATGTAGAAAGTAGTGCTTCAACTTTCAGTAGAAATGTATGTGAAAATATGATCATATCATGTTATAATTTCACAAAAGTCTGTAGTCTAAATGAATTATTTGGAGTGAATTGCATTTCAAagctaataaatgttttttgttttacatgaatGAGGAGTTGTTGGATGTAACAAAGAAAAGTAGATCTGCAGTATATCATTGCACTAAACATTAGTTTGATTATTGTATGTGTGATTTTTTCTAGTTTCTTTAAGGGATGTATAAAAATATAGGAAATACAAATCCATGCAGTGATGAGGTCGCTACGCCTACATCAACACCTCAAGAGAAACGCAAGGGAGTTGACATACCGGTGAGCTGGATTTAAAGGAGTGTTTTGGAGAGAGGTTGACAGTACTGGTGCTGAAGGGAGAAGCGCTGACCAGAGGAGGAGTGCTTCGCAGGGACTCTTTGAGAGAAGCTGGACCAGCCATAAAACCGGACAGAGCGGGCAGCACAGCCACAGCACCTGGCAGCGTGCCTGCAGACTTTTTCCTTTTAGAAGGGGGGATGAGGGATGTGGGTAAGGCAGTTGGGACAGGCTCACTATCCATGGCACGATACACAAGATGCATGGCCTAGAAAATGGGAAATCAGGACATTTATTATTCTTCAAAAAAAGTTTGATTTCAAAAACAATTAAGTATTAGATCCCAAGAATTCCTCTGGAGTGAGAGTAAAACTTCAAATAAAAGTCACCAGCTCACCACTGTGAACTCATCTTTGTCCAAGTGTCCATCTTTGTCCACATCACTTAGGTCCCAAATCTACAGAAACATTAAGTGAATGCCAAAATGAACCATCTTTAGCTGCTTTGATTTGCAATATCAGGAAAAACTGTGACAGTGTTATGCGTTACATCACTCCAACATGTAATATCACCTTTCCTAACGCATCCAGAGGTAGCTTGGAGTTGATCAAAACTGGCCTGACTTTATCGCCAGGGAGGAGACCATTTAGAGGGCACAGACTCTCAAAAATGCCCTCAAACATCCCTTTTTCATCAGGCTAGGAAGGAAGATGAACTAAGTTTAAGTGACAAGTTTGATTTTAACAAGAATGTTCTGTGACAAATGGTATTAACTCACCCTAATTGCCCACTGCGAGTCAGGTCCCGTTgttgaaacatttaataatggGCTGTTTGTATCtttctgtaaaaaataaaaggataaCAAGATATAAACAAGCAGAGCAGGCGaaccagtaaaaatatataaatgaagttAGGGATGTaatttcctcctttttaacgacaggatgaacaaattggtgaaaggtggtcttaaactgacacctcaaataacccccGCGCTCTAAACCATCatcccccattcttctcccccctGCCAGATATCCCCCGCACCTCCCCCTCGGCTTATATTAAAAGCACActcatggacactcaaggacatcaTCAAACTGGTCACCAAACTGTTCTAATATGTCATGCCGTTCTTGTCTTGATtactaccagactaaataatcagcgTTCAGTACGCACTAcgtctggttatcttagatcTATCAGTACACAACCAGGACCGtcattactggtgtggcaacactgactgagacgtgtcctccaaactataaacactatcaggcagtcaggcaaaataagaaaggtggagggattgcggctatcttatcagcgtcgcttgtatgtaatgacattgacctgggtgaaaTGTCACTTGCTaatgagctcaaagcagaactatctttgctcatcattgtacaggccaccaaaatattcaacaccatttctacaggaattctcagagctgatttcgctcagcatcactagatgtgaaagaataatcctgcatggagacctaaatatttacgtaaataagaagaatgatcccaagactattgaacttgaaaagttactagacagctacgatctaaaacaaaatatcaatgaacccactcatcagcatggtaacacactagacttagtgataacgacgaggctggacatcgataaggtctcagtaatcaaattaccaatatctgaccatcactgtgtgttttttgacgctaacctaatcttaacaaagaccaaaagagagacagtggtcaaaaaaagaacacaagatgacacagcagaggaaacattctctaacatcatgagatcatgtgagccatgctcagactgcgtcttaaatctcatggttgaaaatctaaacaacaccttgtcatctactctggatactgttgctccattaaaaggtcaaaaagaaaatcgactgacagaatctccccatggttaccTGAGATCAAACAGactgttaccacgggaacaagaggaagtttctctgataaatggatttgcatgttctttacacaattagtagaaaagtgaaagattaaagaatattattggagaaaaactggctttaacagatagatttcatgaaacttaacaaactggggtttgtttatgaagcgggctttaaacctagattttgccaaaagaatctggactcataGAGACGTCTgtgacgctgtaaacgtaaaaagTACGAAGACTACCACGAATGGGTAGCAAAgagagtaaaccagttgaagggccacaggggcccattgttgatctcatgcttttaaaatatggctctgatagtttaaaaacatttacaagaatggtgtgatgaatggggtttcccggcaggagggtcgttaagtacggcacagatagagaaactaggcatgatttccaatgttattttaattctgctattttatgttattttaattctgctattttatactatttttataaaaggtacttcagactcatttacatctacactgtgattattgtactgtaaatgctcttattctgtctaatgttttactaatttttatgtttttgctgtgaagcactttgggctgcaattcttgtatgaaaggtgctatacaaataaagcttattattagtattattattattaatattaatattaataataataaaattgtcCCTTCCTGAGACATTCAATGTCCATTAATTTCTCATATGAGCAACAAAAGTAGTTTTTCTCCACCAAGTGTGTTCTTTACCACAacattacctccaccaaggaggtaatgtttttggtttggtttgtggGTTTGttagcaggattacggaaaaaaacattttcatgaagtttggtggaagggtgtagcgtgggccaaagaagaacccaaTACATTTTGGCCATCACATTTAGGAGCGGATCAgaatcacggggcagatacaagaattatgtttaatttatggaaacggccttgccGGAGGTCCGCtctctctgagtgcccttctagttagATATTACAATTGTCAGGAGAGTAATTTCATTACTTACAAATTTGGGGGCAGCTAAATTTTGGTTGAGGTTGTTAAGGCTGATATCATTTCCACCCTGTGCCGAGGCCACAAGTCTCACAGCAATGAAGAAACCCTACgaaagaggaagaaagcaaGTCAAATCCGgtattttatacacacacatcagcatcaCCAATCACAGCAAATGTACAGAGAAATTCAGTGTTACCCGTCTATCCAAATAGCCTTTTCTTTCTGAATCCGCCAAATCCCAAAtctaaaaaacattacaataaaaaaaacatttagatgcTATTAATCGATTAtacaagtgtgtttttgtgtgtgcatgtatgcgAGTTTGTAACCCACCTTCCCCAATGTACTGTCTGACAGCCCTGACTTCTTAAGAAACTGAGCTGCATCTCCAGCCGATATTTTTCCCGTGTTTCCTGGATCCAGCTAAAAAGAaccaataacaaaacaataagaagATACAGCAGATATGACTGTATTCATCAATTGATTTAATATGACAGATAATATTCAGCTGAATGAAAACTTGAAGAGCTGTAGTGGAAATCCAAGCAGTAACCCCGACCTTACCTGTCTATAATAGTTCTCATAGGCTGGGTTTCCACTTGTTAACTGCAGAAGCAGGGGGAGACACATATAACACCGGTAAGTTACAAATGAGACTgtcagcacatacacacaattaaTATTTTAGACAGCTAAAAATAGCTAAAACGTTAGTAGACTGTAGCTACATCACTCAGTTTGTCCGTAAGAGGTACACGTAGATAAACACAGCTGTGgtcgctaacgttagctaactaactaaaggtttgtttgtgttcagttttAGGTAACGTTACTAGCTAGTTAGCCATATTTTTATCTTCACCAGTGACGTTATCATCCTTGCTGCTAACGTTACTACTTTCCTTTGCTTCCTTGTTATGTTCAAACGTACAGGAACTTTGCTATCCTTACTACCTAGCTAACCATGTCAACTTAGTTGACAACGAAAGGTTGCTTATACGGTTCCACTGACCAATGTTATTCACAGCTTGTACAGTAATAATGCAGTTAGATCATACAAGACTGTCACTGTCTCTTGATTATGATCCATAATGACATTTGAGACTTTTCTTTAGCTATTTGAGAGTTGTTACCTGACTAAGAGTCATGAACGCCGCCATATTTCCTGGTGTCTCGTGAGTGCGCAAACGCCCCTTAACCGAACGGGCACGAGCGGCGGCAGATCGGAGGGGGTCCTGGTTCCGGTGGGTGTACAGTCTCAGTCACCGCACCATGGGCACTGGCCTTGCTAAAACTGTAACCTACTGACCGCTCCTGACGCTCATGAGAGGGATCAGGGTTGGGGAAATATATTGGTACAGTCATAAACTCTGACTGGATAAATCACGCCCTGATGGACAAATCATGACAATGACTAGGCACAAGTATGACGActtgaatttaaaaaaggcatGGAGAATATCAGACAAATATTGTAACATATTATCAATAACAATTTCAATATGTTACATATATAGGTGTTTAATCGTACAtagaatatataatgtaaagCACGTTCCAGTAAGGTTTTAACTGAACATTGATTATTCGTGTGATGCATGTGttttaaacaaagacacaaactttCACTTATTTTCCATTGTATTGATGATGTATGATTGATAAGCAACACTTTCTATCTGgaaatacgttttttttttaagatctCGTagagaatacacacatataatataatacaaaacgttatcaaataaaatgtacaattattCATAGAAATATATGCACAAACAGTCATTTCTTAATCACTAGGTATAGATAagaacaaaaaagaacaaaaataagggccataaatcaaaacaagaaacaagcTTTTTCTCCACAAATCTTTACTAATTTACTTGagtacacttttttttaaagtgatcaTTTGAAATAATTTATGAACCAACTAGAGGGGTTACTATTTCTCCACTTGCTACAATGAATATGATATTTACTCATAAGAATAATCATATTAATCAGGtcagaaaaataaacagaaattaaatgattcatataaaaagaaaaaagaaattctaAAAGTCAGAATATCATTTACCCAAAATCTTTTCCCAACCCACTGTTGTTCAGATTTCAAAAatgtctattttctttttttatagacTTATATGGTGTTGCTCAAAGTTTATGCCAACTTCGTACTATAAACTAGAATTACCCCCTTGTGGTTGAATGCCACTGCCAACTGGTCGAGttgctttttacatttacatccatgtctgtccaaaaagTCTTCCTAATTTTATGGTAGACatctgtgtgaaattgtcataaaacaaaagaacatgGCTTCCAACAAAGATAAAGGTCATTTCTAAATGTAGAATGCTGATGAAACATCTATCCATTTATTCtttgtgtaaaatatttattattttaagatCTAAATTATGCTCACATTTTCATTACTTTaagaattattttaatataagttttatttgaatcccttattttctaatatttatatacttGTTGAGTtctcctgtaatgttgtgtactCGTTAGTCCAACACAGAATGGTTAAGTCGGGTAATAATGAGAACATAATTTCATTATACATATGCAGCACAGAATATGACCAGGCAATAGGGTTAtaatcttttaataaaaactttGGTATCAATAACATTCTGGCCAATAAAAATAAGTGTGACCTTTAGTGATGTCATGAGTCACACCAGGGGCCCACCATCCGTTTCTCCAGACTGTCAGGATTTAATTCAGGTTCCATCACATTACCACGaagaaataaatgcatttcaatGTAGAAAAACCATTTCATTGTGCCCTTAGATGAAGATTAATTTAAGTCTGAACACTCCATTCAATTATGCCTTAAAGAGTGTGGAAAGGAAAGTAAAAAGTCAGTGCCACAGACAAGAAATACGTTGCATAACAATCTCGATTGCTGTCTgtattttgtgatttgttttgcaGTTAAATCTTACTGGTTTATGCATTTTATGTTCAGACGTGTGCATTGTTTGTTTCACCAGGTTGTAAGAGGAATGTTCCTCCAGGGACACATCTGAATGGCTTATTCTCTGCAAATCTcaaattgtcattttttatCACAGCTTCTGTGAAACCTGTACAAGGGAATCtgcatataaaataagaagtgAGAATCAAGAAAACATTGGATGTCAGTGCCTCCTTATTATCTGTTATTACAAAATGAAGAATGGACTTTGTAGATGGAAAACCTTAAGATTAAATCCAGCACTTCAGGGGCAACAAGTTAACATCATGACACAAATTAAAGAGAAACTAAGTCAATTAACACCCAGCCAACCATTGGGTTGTGTCCAAATCTCAGGGGAAGGATGCACAGCAGCCACAATACCCCCGGGAAATACAGGACAGAGTTTCTAAAGGCGGCACAGACAAAATCTCTTGCCACATCTCCTCAAAGCTCATCTTTAAGCTTTGCTTCTTCTTCATCCATTTCTGAAAGGGCCTCCTCCATTTCGTCCTTtgtatcctcctcctcctcctcatcgatttcatcatcttcatcatcgcCATCTTCACCATCCTCACCATCCTCCTCAACTTCGGTGTCTTGTTCTTTagtcttctcctcttcttcttttcgtTTCAGGTCATCTTGCTCCTGTTTCATTTTTCTCTCTGGTTCCTGTGAGGGAAGGTTTAGATAGTTACACCCCATGTCTCTTAATCTGTTCAGTATCTCACTGACAAACGCTTCACGAGTTgtacaaaagacaaaatgtggtaaaaaacaaacaaacggcaTACCTTTGTCACACCCCATGTCTCATTTGTAATGTCTTCTGCTTCCTTCACATCGTCGGTGACTAGGAAGTTGTCAAAGATGGTTCCAGATTTCACCTGAGATAAACAGTAGCAAATGTTACACTATAGCTTATTGCTACGACAACAACGTTACTATTCAAAGATGAACTAAATGTATCTCTCACCTGCCAAAGATCAAGACCTAAAACAGAAATTTTGTCAAACTTGTAGATGTTTGAATCAGCACTGTATTCAGGATTGTCAATCTCGGGATGCACCCAGGGTCCTTTGTAGTTGGGGTTGTCCACCTGTTTGGGTTTCCATTCTccctgcaaaacaaaacaggtattTATCAGGCTGCAAGGACCTTAGGAGAGtaaatgctaaacatttctCAGGCAGAGGCGATCACAAAGCTTTAGCCTACCTTGTACTCTGGGTTAGGGATCATGGGTGGCTCCCACTCTCCATCCATATCCACGTCCCAGTCAGTCAGGCTTTTTAGCATCAGGGTCTGGAATGTTCTCAGATCTGTCCCAGtcctaaaaaaaataaaaaataaaatctcaaaatGGAAACTGAATTTACAGAATTGTGAACgtaaatttagtttttttaagcACATGACAGTTGTGGAAATCtagagagaaataaatggaaaaacacTCCAGTCAGCATTTCCCACGTAATTAAGAGCACGTTCAGTCAATGCAAAGCAGAACAAAAGGTTAATTTTATGCAGGAAGTTGACTAACTTTACTGCTTGATTACAATAATAAAGCTCCTTCACCTCAGGCTTGGTGTCATCAGCATCATCCATCTTGGCATTGTCATCCCAGTCCTCTGGCTTCTTGGCTTCGGGGTCCTTAATGTTCTTAGGAGGCAGGAAGTCCCAGTCTTCCTCCAGACTGCCAGATTCTACCTTCTCATTATCAATCTTGACCTC from Cottoperca gobio chromosome 17, fCotGob3.1, whole genome shotgun sequence carries:
- the LOC115022064 gene encoding epidermal growth factor receptor substrate 15-like 1 isoform X3, giving the protein MAAFMTLSQLTSGNPAYENYYRQLDPGNTGKISAGDAAQFLKKSGLSDSTLGKIWDLADSERKGYLDRRGFFIAVRLVASAQGGNDISLNNLNQNLAAPKFKDTNSPLLNVSTTGPDSQWAIRPDEKGMFEGIFESLCPLNGLLPGDKVRPVLINSKLPLDALGKIWDLSDVDKDGHLDKDEFTVAMHLVYRAMDSEPVPTALPTSLIPPSKRKKSAGTLPGAVAVLPALSGFMAGPASLKESLRSTPPLVSASPFSTSTVNLSPKHSFKSSSPPVVNWVVPLADRERYDEIFKKADSDNDGLVNGTEVIEIFMQSSLSQTMLAQIWGLADTKQTGKLTREQFSLALYLIQQKVTKGVDPPSTLTTDMIPPSERTAASAASTIYAGLMSAVRPELATLANMRRDSTSSTGSAELTGIKELDDLSQEIAQLQREKFILEQEIREKEETIRQQNSEVQDMQNGLDRESSSLQDLDSQKQDAQERLEEMDQQRSKLEGMLNDVKQKCQEESQMISSLQNQIRSQETDLRSQEDELSRTKTDLSRLQDEEVMLEESLLSGRVQLDSITKSLKTTQEEINQARSKLSLIQDNQKEVTRTIEQYNSALSDINGGNFSNLPDLSEGFAEKENGGFRSADGSFKSKIALFNNSGAKESPADPFQTEDPFKSDPFQDPFGGDPFKESDPFKGTSSEDFFKRTDKSNQFGSPDPFGRKPTPPAKPSGLSSGDTFTSNSPKPDGFGTVDPFGNNSFGSKMGGGFADFSQMSKKSDNPVLPSKKNVPNRPAPPYVWK